One window of Treponema denticola genomic DNA carries:
- a CDS encoding ABC transporter ATP-binding protein: MKPTNTAKPEMKLSMPAVKRLLSYLKQYKTVLAVVTVCILLSAGATASAALFLQVLIDRYIMPLLAQSTPVFTGLLQVLIFMAAIYGTGVLCSWIYNRLMIKVAQRTLKRIRDEMFSKMQRFPLRYFDTHTHGDIMSRYTNDTDTLRQMITQSMPQLVSSMCTVVTVFFAMLYQSVYLTIIVVASIFSILKVIKFVAKKSGFYFVRQQETLGQLNGYVEEMINGQKVIKVFCREEAVKADFHEKNAAWQESASKANSYANIIMPFMNALGYFQYVIVALVGAWFAIAKIPNPTIAGINTLTLGTIASFLTLSRNFTNPISQLSNQLNSVINAVAGASRIFALMDEEPEEDAGTVTLVNAREEDGTLTEAEEHTGVWAWKEMHEDGSITLTRLTGKVIFEHVDFGYSPDKKVLKDINLFAERGQKVAFVGATGAGKTTITNLINRFYDINKGPITYDGIPIIRIKKEDLRRSLGIVLQEVNLFTGTIMENIRFGNLDATDEQCIEAAKLANAHNFITMLPHGYDTVIEGNKNSLSQGQRQLLSIARAAVSDPPVMILDEATSSIDTRTEALIQKGMDSLMEGRTVFVIAHRLSTVMNSDVIMVLDHGEIIERGTHTSLLEKKGVYYQLYTGALDFDK, encoded by the coding sequence ATGAAACCTACTAACACAGCAAAACCGGAAATGAAGCTTTCCATGCCGGCCGTCAAACGGCTTCTTTCCTACCTTAAACAATATAAAACCGTTCTTGCGGTTGTTACGGTCTGTATTTTATTAAGTGCAGGCGCAACCGCATCAGCAGCTTTGTTCCTGCAAGTATTAATTGACCGGTATATTATGCCGCTTCTTGCGCAAAGCACTCCGGTGTTTACCGGACTTTTACAGGTGCTCATCTTTATGGCGGCGATTTACGGCACCGGTGTTCTCTGTTCGTGGATTTATAACCGCTTGATGATTAAGGTTGCACAGCGGACTCTCAAGCGGATTAGAGATGAAATGTTCTCCAAGATGCAGCGTTTTCCTCTACGCTATTTTGACACGCACACTCACGGTGATATTATGAGCCGCTATACCAACGATACCGATACGCTCCGGCAGATGATTACGCAGTCAATGCCGCAGCTGGTTTCTTCCATGTGTACGGTTGTTACAGTGTTCTTTGCAATGCTGTATCAGAGCGTGTATCTTACGATTATTGTTGTTGCTTCCATCTTTTCTATTTTGAAGGTGATTAAGTTTGTCGCAAAAAAAAGCGGCTTTTATTTTGTACGGCAGCAGGAAACGCTCGGACAGCTGAACGGCTATGTTGAAGAAATGATTAACGGACAAAAGGTAATTAAAGTGTTCTGCCGGGAAGAAGCGGTCAAAGCCGATTTTCATGAAAAGAATGCCGCATGGCAGGAAAGCGCCTCAAAGGCAAATTCCTATGCGAATATCATCATGCCCTTTATGAATGCACTCGGCTATTTTCAGTATGTGATTGTCGCCCTTGTCGGTGCATGGTTCGCAATTGCAAAAATCCCCAATCCGACTATCGCAGGTATCAATACGCTGACGCTCGGTACCATCGCTTCGTTTTTAACACTGTCAAGGAATTTTACCAATCCTATTTCTCAGCTTTCCAATCAGCTCAATTCGGTTATTAATGCCGTTGCAGGCGCCTCGCGGATTTTTGCACTGATGGACGAAGAACCGGAGGAAGATGCCGGTACCGTTACTCTCGTAAATGCACGGGAAGAAGACGGTACTCTGACCGAAGCTGAGGAGCACACCGGAGTATGGGCTTGGAAAGAAATGCACGAGGACGGCAGCATTACATTGACAAGGCTTACCGGCAAGGTGATTTTTGAGCATGTCGATTTCGGTTACTCGCCCGATAAAAAAGTTTTAAAAGATATAAACCTCTTTGCAGAGCGGGGACAGAAGGTCGCATTTGTCGGGGCAACAGGTGCGGGCAAAACAACGATTACCAATTTGATAAACCGCTTTTATGATATTAACAAAGGGCCTATTACCTATGACGGAATACCGATTATCCGGATCAAGAAAGAAGACCTGCGGCGTTCGCTCGGTATCGTATTGCAAGAGGTGAATCTATTTACAGGCACCATTATGGAAAATATCCGTTTCGGCAATTTGGATGCAACCGACGAACAATGTATCGAAGCGGCGAAACTTGCCAATGCTCACAATTTTATTACAATGCTTCCACATGGTTATGACACGGTTATTGAAGGAAATAAAAACTCTCTTTCGCAAGGACAGAGGCAGCTATTGTCCATCGCCCGCGCCGCAGTCTCCGACCCGCCCGTCATGATTTTGGACGAAGCGACATCTTCCATCGACACCCGAACCGAAGCTCTTATCCAAAAAGGTATGGATAGCCTGATGGAAGGACGAACCGTTTTCGTCATCGCTCACCGTCTTTCCACCGTTATGAATTCCGATGTTATCATGGTCTTGGATCACGGTGAAATTATCGAGCGCGGCACACACACCTCCCTGCTGGAGAAGAAGGGAGTGTACTACCAACTTTACACGGGCGCCTTAGACTTTGACAAATAG
- a CDS encoding alpha/beta hydrolase → MKKIMLLSAVILFIGTIAAAQTKAAPAFKVEEQSFQRNGMKIYGKLFLPNSVSPVPLVILSHGFGGNHGGVKGYAAAFAEQGIAAYIFDFIGGGNHIKSDGKMTEMSVLTEAEDLTVILDNLKADSRFKPEQIFLLGESQGGFVSTYIAALRPADVAGLVLLYPAFVLHDYVRRRTPDPERIPDTMKLLGKTIGRIYNEDVLSFDIYTLMPRYSGKTLIIHGTADSLVPLSYSERAVKTFPNAKLIKLDGAKHVFYGDMMQKAAEDAVKFVQSIIGEKRSQGR, encoded by the coding sequence ATGAAAAAAATCATGCTCTTATCGGCAGTTATTTTATTTATTGGAACAATCGCCGCCGCACAAACAAAGGCGGCGCCCGCATTTAAAGTCGAAGAACAAAGCTTTCAGAGAAACGGCATGAAAATATACGGAAAGCTTTTTCTTCCCAATAGCGTATCGCCTGTGCCATTAGTCATCCTTTCACACGGATTCGGCGGAAACCACGGCGGTGTTAAAGGCTATGCAGCGGCTTTTGCGGAACAGGGTATTGCTGCATACATTTTCGACTTTATCGGCGGCGGCAATCATATCAAAAGTGACGGAAAAATGACGGAAATGTCGGTGCTTACCGAGGCCGAAGATTTGACGGTCATTCTCGATAACTTAAAAGCCGACTCGCGTTTTAAGCCTGAACAAATCTTTTTATTAGGAGAAAGCCAAGGCGGATTTGTTTCAACCTATATTGCCGCACTGCGTCCTGCCGATGTAGCGGGCTTGGTTTTATTATATCCAGCTTTTGTGTTGCATGATTACGTTCGGCGGCGCACTCCCGATCCGGAACGGATTCCCGACACAATGAAGCTGCTGGGAAAAACCATAGGGCGCATTTATAATGAGGATGTACTGTCCTTTGATATTTATACATTGATGCCCCGGTATTCAGGCAAAACGCTCATCATTCACGGAACAGCCGACTCGCTTGTACCGCTGTCATATTCGGAACGGGCGGTTAAGACATTCCCAAACGCAAAGCTCATAAAGCTTGACGGGGCAAAGCATGTCTTTTACGGAGACATGATGCAAAAAGCAGCGGAAGATGCGGTAAAATTTGTACAAAGTATAATCGGCGAGAAAAGGTCTCAGGGTAGGTAA
- a CDS encoding ABC transporter ATP-binding protein, with protein MLKTLSKSLREYKRTSVLAVLLTITEVVFEIIIPSCMAYLIDFGIELGAMGTVFKYGAILLLFAIIQLLTGVFSSITAAKASAGFAANLRQDMYANVQTFSFSNIDKFSTSSIITRLTTDVTNVLNSYQMLVKLAVRAPGMMIFAMIASFRISPKISMIFLCMIPLLGLGIFLIISKVHPIFRNVFKTYDKLNNVVQENVRGVRAVKSFNRQQYEIEKFEKISESIYRGFSKGERYITLMMPMAQLCIYTCMILISWFGAKEIVASGNNAAQGLTTGSLMALFSYATQIMMSLMMFSMVFVMITISRSSAERIAEILNERSTIQNPEHPVTEVKDGSICFTDADFMYSADADKKVITNANISIDSGETVGIIGGTGSSKTSFVQLIPRLYDVTSGAVSVGGINVKDYDVKTLRDAVAMVLQKNELFSGTVKDNLKWGNEHASDEEIVKACRLACASEFVEAMPEAYDSRIEQGGTNVSGGQKQRLCIARALLKRPKILILDDSTSAVDTKTDALIQKSFKEFLPETTKIIIAQRISSVQHADKILVFDKGLITAVGTHDELLHTSAIYKEVFETQQKGHE; from the coding sequence ATGCTGAAAACTTTATCAAAAAGCCTTCGGGAATATAAACGGACATCCGTGCTCGCAGTGTTGCTGACAATCACGGAGGTTGTATTTGAAATTATTATCCCCTCCTGTATGGCGTATTTAATCGATTTTGGAATTGAACTCGGCGCAATGGGAACCGTATTCAAGTACGGGGCGATACTTTTGCTCTTTGCAATTATTCAATTGCTGACAGGTGTTTTTTCGTCGATTACAGCAGCAAAGGCTTCGGCAGGATTTGCTGCAAACCTTAGGCAGGATATGTACGCTAATGTTCAAACCTTTTCTTTTTCCAATATCGACAAATTTTCAACTTCTTCTATTATAACGCGGCTCACCACCGATGTAACGAACGTGCTCAATTCTTATCAGATGCTGGTAAAGCTCGCTGTGCGTGCTCCCGGTATGATGATTTTTGCGATGATTGCATCGTTTAGAATCAGTCCTAAAATTTCCATGATATTCCTATGTATGATTCCGCTGCTGGGACTCGGCATCTTTTTGATTATCAGTAAAGTGCATCCGATATTCAGAAATGTTTTTAAGACCTACGATAAGCTCAACAATGTCGTGCAGGAAAATGTGCGCGGAGTACGGGCGGTAAAGTCCTTTAACCGGCAGCAGTACGAAATTGAAAAGTTTGAAAAAATTTCGGAATCAATTTACCGAGGATTTTCAAAAGGGGAGAGGTATATCACTCTGATGATGCCGATGGCGCAGCTATGTATTTATACATGTATGATTTTGATTTCATGGTTCGGCGCGAAGGAGATTGTTGCAAGCGGAAACAATGCGGCACAGGGCTTAACTACCGGATCGCTGATGGCTCTTTTTTCTTATGCTACACAGATTATGATGAGCTTGATGATGTTCTCTATGGTCTTTGTGATGATTACGATTTCCCGTTCATCTGCGGAACGTATTGCCGAAATTTTAAATGAACGCTCTACCATCCAAAACCCTGAACATCCTGTAACGGAGGTAAAGGACGGAAGTATATGCTTTACCGATGCCGATTTTATGTATAGTGCCGATGCGGATAAAAAAGTTATTACCAATGCAAACATTTCAATCGATTCAGGAGAAACGGTTGGAATTATAGGAGGTACCGGTTCTTCCAAGACTTCTTTTGTGCAGCTCATTCCCCGCTTGTACGACGTTACTTCCGGTGCGGTCAGCGTCGGCGGCATAAATGTAAAAGACTATGATGTAAAAACTCTGCGGGATGCGGTTGCCATGGTTTTACAGAAAAACGAATTATTCTCCGGTACGGTGAAAGATAATTTGAAATGGGGCAATGAACACGCAAGCGATGAAGAAATCGTCAAAGCCTGCCGCCTTGCCTGTGCTTCCGAATTTGTCGAAGCAATGCCGGAAGCTTATGATTCCCGTATCGAGCAGGGCGGAACAAATGTTTCGGGCGGACAAAAACAGAGGCTCTGTATTGCGCGGGCGCTTTTAAAAAGGCCTAAGATTTTAATCCTTGATGATTCCACCAGTGCGGTGGACACCAAGACGGATGCTCTGATTCAAAAATCATTTAAAGAGTTCCTTCCGGAAACAACAAAGATTATTATTGCGCAGCGGATTTCTTCCGTGCAGCATGCAGATAAAATCCTCGTATTCGATAAGGGTTTAATTACTGCGGTAGGCACACATGACGAACTGCTGCATACGAGCGCCATCTATAAAGAAGTCTTTGAGACCCAACAAAAAGGGCATGAATAA
- a CDS encoding RpiB/LacA/LacB family sugar-phosphate isomerase gives MKIGFGSDHSGVALKHILMEHVRNKGYECVDYGAADSKVPANYAEFGLKVAEAIKSREVEKGVMVCGSGVGISLAANKVPGVRAAACSEPCTAKLAVEHSDINAVAMGVCIVGPEEAKMIVDAFLDARFEGGVYTERVDTLSAIERKYGN, from the coding sequence ATGAAAATCGGATTCGGGAGCGATCATTCGGGAGTCGCATTAAAACATATTTTAATGGAACACGTTCGCAATAAAGGATACGAATGCGTTGATTACGGTGCGGCGGATTCCAAGGTTCCGGCAAACTATGCCGAATTCGGCTTAAAGGTTGCCGAAGCGATTAAATCGCGCGAAGTTGAAAAGGGTGTGATGGTGTGCGGATCGGGCGTCGGCATTTCTCTTGCCGCAAACAAGGTTCCTGGAGTGAGGGCTGCGGCGTGCAGCGAACCGTGTACGGCAAAGCTCGCCGTCGAACACAGCGACATAAACGCTGTCGCCATGGGCGTATGCATCGTCGGACCCGAAGAAGCAAAAATGATTGTCGACGCCTTTCTCGATGCCCGATTTGAAGGCGGCGTTTACACGGAACGGGTCGACACCCTTTCCGCTATAGAAAGAAAATACGGTAATTAA
- the csn2 gene encoding type II-A CRISPR-associated protein Csn2, translating into MKLVHPDIKNQIIFSENKVNVLTIENKTFFTEFVSELFSQYSGNEGKFILSEDDKELSIPKTCELILNPINLDINNKQNLNKIYSILKQSISDEYNYLKTCTIKSEILKHIDDVLLSLDIPLKRSEELDLISIFKAVNISFETEYTNLLEKIIDYISASVELNQIKCFVFINLKQFLNFKDLSELYKFARYIKTNLFLIEGAYTSTKEDCEKSYIIDKDLCEIY; encoded by the coding sequence ATGAAACTGGTACATCCTGACATTAAAAATCAAATAATATTTTCGGAAAATAAAGTTAATGTTTTAACTATAGAAAATAAAACTTTTTTTACCGAATTTGTATCGGAGCTTTTTAGTCAATATTCAGGTAATGAGGGCAAATTCATATTATCCGAAGATGACAAAGAGCTTTCTATTCCAAAAACATGTGAGCTGATATTAAATCCTATAAATCTCGATATAAATAATAAACAAAATCTGAACAAAATTTATTCGATCTTAAAACAAAGTATTTCCGATGAATATAATTACCTAAAAACATGCACCATAAAAAGTGAGATATTAAAACATATAGATGATGTACTTCTTTCTTTGGATATACCTCTCAAACGGAGTGAAGAACTTGATTTGATCAGCATATTTAAAGCTGTTAATATCTCTTTTGAAACAGAATATACAAATTTACTTGAAAAAATTATAGATTATATAAGTGCTTCTGTGGAATTAAATCAAATAAAATGCTTTGTTTTTATAAACCTAAAACAATTTTTAAATTTCAAAGACTTATCCGAGTTATACAAATTTGCCCGCTATATAAAAACAAATCTATTTTTAATCGAGGGGGCATATACATCTACAAAAGAAGATTGTGAAAAATCATATATTATTGATAAGGACCTTTGCGAAATATATTGA
- a CDS encoding IdeS/Mac family cysteine endopeptidase (This family includes IgM or IgG-cleaving cysteine proteases.) → MIKRHKLIGFAAVAAFFLLLSCKNNLLTKSEKENSGEIPVNSIRLSSNENNLSLVKRTAHSITAQIIPKNATNKTLLYSSSDSKVAAVDSTGLITANKEGLTVITIEASNGIKKTISVTVTAEPVPVTNIEFEEDPPAFLFIGDVYMFKAKAKPDEATNRKLEYTTMTSDVISVTDTEFGTIKATKEGNAAITIRSAADPSVAKTVTFTVKKKPQIKYESMQAVMPESAAGTYTFEVQTMEGKLDYEPIFTSNKLPWITGAPTISSRTDPNKDVISFTCLKNKTVWDRRAYIKFKDKKTGQYIKSADGKTDLTVNIIQKKNENPVVHYKWVDGIGSPAENEKEKVGININGIPTGDTYPQSYVFKWKETTNTKFYNVRKLDKLYVQGQFPSDYFVVNGIRKEQRQGKDLSQCWAKTASNMLHWWFEQNKDYVEQYKQKAAIEAWKRPLYDYKYIRKDPPANKEDLSNDIEENKKSNIANIFRAYTHNNSRGGYIEDGLTWYLYKRDAQKTLGSIYPGLFNDVFTHDTSPINIERCETKKEFEQLMNKALDNKRAIGIFWQGSKGNRPYQHAVTCWGAAYDEDNNIICLYIAESNLTEAVLYPFGVRYKGNIYEEAEKNRTYMFNYALSKPENIYIDGLTTLDKGEAQWKEWLDKNK, encoded by the coding sequence ATGATAAAAAGACACAAATTAATAGGATTTGCGGCTGTTGCAGCGTTTTTTTTGCTGCTATCTTGTAAAAACAACCTTTTAACAAAATCCGAAAAAGAGAACTCCGGCGAAATTCCAGTTAATAGCATTCGGCTCTCGTCAAATGAAAACAACCTTTCGCTTGTAAAAAGAACAGCACACTCCATAACTGCACAAATCATACCAAAAAATGCAACGAATAAAACACTATTATATTCGTCATCGGACAGTAAGGTTGCTGCTGTAGATAGCACCGGCTTGATTACAGCAAATAAAGAAGGTCTCACAGTCATTACAATAGAGGCATCAAACGGCATAAAAAAAACGATTAGCGTTACCGTAACAGCAGAACCGGTTCCCGTTACAAATATCGAATTTGAAGAAGATCCGCCAGCCTTTTTGTTCATCGGTGATGTCTATATGTTCAAAGCAAAGGCAAAGCCTGATGAAGCGACGAATAGAAAGCTAGAATACACCACGATGACATCAGATGTGATATCCGTTACCGATACGGAATTCGGTACGATAAAGGCAACAAAAGAAGGCAATGCAGCTATTACTATCCGTTCAGCTGCAGACCCCTCGGTCGCCAAAACGGTTACGTTCACAGTCAAAAAGAAGCCGCAAATTAAATATGAATCAATGCAAGCCGTTATGCCCGAAAGCGCTGCCGGTACATATACATTCGAGGTGCAAACAATGGAAGGTAAATTGGATTATGAACCGATATTTACCTCAAACAAACTGCCGTGGATTACAGGAGCGCCGACAATCAGTTCACGAACCGATCCCAATAAGGACGTAATTTCATTTACCTGCCTCAAAAACAAAACCGTGTGGGACAGGCGTGCATACATTAAATTCAAAGACAAAAAAACAGGTCAATATATTAAAAGCGCTGACGGTAAAACGGATTTGACTGTAAACATTATTCAAAAAAAGAATGAGAATCCTGTTGTGCATTACAAATGGGTCGACGGAATAGGCAGCCCCGCTGAAAATGAAAAAGAAAAAGTAGGAATAAACATTAACGGCATACCTACAGGGGATACGTACCCGCAGTCATATGTGTTCAAATGGAAAGAAACTACTAACACAAAATTTTACAATGTACGGAAGTTAGACAAGTTGTATGTGCAAGGGCAATTTCCAAGCGATTATTTCGTGGTTAACGGTATAAGAAAGGAACAGAGACAAGGAAAAGATCTTAGCCAATGCTGGGCTAAAACCGCTTCCAATATGCTGCACTGGTGGTTTGAACAAAATAAAGACTATGTTGAGCAGTATAAACAAAAAGCCGCCATTGAAGCATGGAAACGGCCTTTATATGATTATAAGTATATAAGAAAAGATCCCCCGGCTAATAAAGAAGACCTATCGAATGATATAGAAGAAAACAAAAAAAGTAACATAGCCAATATCTTTAGGGCATATACCCATAACAATTCCCGAGGAGGTTACATAGAAGATGGACTGACGTGGTATCTGTATAAAAGAGATGCTCAAAAAACTTTAGGTTCAATCTATCCCGGGCTATTCAATGATGTTTTCACACATGATACAAGCCCTATTAATATTGAGCGATGTGAAACAAAAAAAGAATTTGAACAGCTTATGAACAAAGCCCTTGATAACAAACGGGCAATAGGGATTTTCTGGCAGGGTTCTAAAGGTAACAGGCCATACCAACATGCCGTAACGTGTTGGGGTGCAGCCTATGACGAAGATAATAATATTATCTGTCTCTATATTGCAGAATCAAACTTAACAGAAGCTGTCCTCTATCCATTCGGCGTTAGATACAAAGGCAATATATATGAGGAAGCTGAAAAAAACAGAACATATATGTTCAATTATGCGTTAAGCAAACCTGAAAACATCTATATTGATGGCCTTACCACCCTAGACAAAGGCGAAGCCCAGTGGAAAGAATGGCTTGATAAAAATAAATAA
- a CDS encoding sodium/glutamate symporter, producing the protein MVIHMNMYQSLGFAIAWLLVGRFIKAKFEFFQKYCIPAPIVGGFLFALISLALHVTKVLDFEFDTTLQTYWMVMFFTSVGYNAGFSILRDGGKKVFVFLAVAIVFAILQNVVAQGAARLINFSPMLAVMLGSTSFTGGFGTAASFAPIVDPENTLGALSLAVAVPTFGSLISSILGGPVGNRLIKKYGLQPSNADESVRIDESGNIIKTTKVVKKVEAVHPSFIKRLFFNPTKGREEGQEVVTVQEEVIHEASAKGEVDNSTTSSEKHLSSEKLLMSFMLLVLASGFGLFVTNYLNSLSPKFKFPIYIGAMICAAVIRNIADTSKKFKINMDEIDALGNISLNMFLALALVSLKLWQLVSLAIPLMIILSAQILLLYLYTRFVTFKVMGGDYDAAVITAGHIGFGFAATPNAMANMGSICEKYGYSKIAFFVVPIVGSLFIDFFNIMIIGITIGLVG; encoded by the coding sequence ATGGTAATTCATATGAATATGTACCAGTCGCTCGGCTTTGCAATCGCTTGGTTGCTTGTCGGACGATTCATTAAGGCGAAGTTTGAGTTTTTTCAAAAGTATTGTATACCTGCCCCGATAGTGGGCGGCTTTTTGTTTGCGCTGATTTCGTTAGCACTTCACGTAACAAAAGTACTCGACTTCGAATTTGACACAACCCTGCAAACCTATTGGATGGTGATGTTTTTTACTTCTGTGGGTTATAATGCAGGGTTTTCGATTTTAAGAGACGGCGGGAAAAAAGTTTTTGTCTTTTTGGCTGTAGCTATCGTTTTTGCTATTTTGCAAAACGTTGTAGCGCAAGGAGCCGCAAGGCTTATAAACTTTAGTCCGATGCTCGCCGTCATGCTGGGTTCAACATCCTTTACAGGGGGGTTCGGTACAGCGGCCTCCTTTGCACCTATTGTTGATCCGGAAAACACTCTGGGAGCCTTATCCCTCGCAGTAGCCGTTCCCACCTTCGGCTCTTTGATAAGCTCCATCTTAGGCGGTCCCGTCGGAAACCGTCTGATAAAAAAATACGGCTTACAGCCTTCAAATGCCGATGAAAGCGTAAGAATTGATGAATCGGGAAACATAATAAAAACAACAAAAGTTGTTAAGAAAGTAGAAGCGGTTCATCCGAGCTTTATAAAGCGGCTCTTCTTTAATCCCACAAAGGGCAGGGAAGAGGGTCAAGAAGTCGTAACGGTTCAGGAAGAAGTTATTCATGAAGCCTCGGCAAAAGGTGAAGTAGATAACTCGACAACCAGTTCTGAAAAGCATCTTAGCAGTGAAAAGCTTTTAATGTCATTTATGCTTTTAGTTCTGGCCTCAGGTTTTGGTCTTTTTGTTACCAATTATCTTAATTCGTTGTCGCCCAAATTTAAATTCCCCATTTATATCGGGGCGATGATTTGTGCTGCCGTTATAAGGAACATTGCAGATACCTCAAAAAAATTCAAGATAAATATGGATGAAATTGATGCACTCGGAAATATTTCTTTGAATATGTTTTTGGCTTTAGCTCTTGTTTCGCTAAAACTTTGGCAGCTGGTAAGTTTGGCTATCCCTCTGATGATTATTTTAAGCGCTCAAATCCTTCTTTTGTATTTGTATACACGCTTTGTTACCTTTAAGGTTATGGGCGGAGATTATGACGCTGCGGTCATCACGGCCGGACACATCGGGTTCGGTTTTGCCGCAACCCCTAACGCCATGGCTAATATGGGCTCTATATGCGAAAAATACGGCTATTCAAAAATAGCTTTCTTTGTCGTCCCTATAGTCGGCTCCTTATTTATTGATTTTTTCAATATAATGATAATTGGTATTACCATAGGCTTGGTCGGCTAA
- the cas2 gene encoding CRISPR-associated endonuclease Cas2, with the protein MRVIVFFDLPVITPENRHNYSVFRKYLIKSGFIMQQKSVYSKLVLNLTNRDSIVKSIEKNKPPEGLVEILTVTEKQYAKMEIIIGESKTEYLNTDERLVVL; encoded by the coding sequence ATGAGAGTTATCGTTTTTTTTGATTTACCCGTAATAACACCCGAAAATAGGCATAATTATTCGGTTTTTAGGAAGTATCTAATTAAATCAGGCTTTATTATGCAGCAAAAGTCGGTTTATTCAAAATTGGTTTTAAATCTTACAAATAGAGACTCTATTGTAAAAAGTATAGAGAAGAATAAACCTCCCGAAGGCTTGGTTGAAATATTAACCGTTACTGAAAAGCAATATGCAAAAATGGAAATTATTATTGGAGAATCTAAAACAGAATATTTAAATACCGATGAAAGGCTTGTTGTTCTATGA
- a CDS encoding L-lactate dehydrogenase: protein MDEKKRKVTVVGAGAVGSTFAYALAQSGYADEIAITDMNKNFAEGQALDLVQGLPFLPQVDIHAGDKADYADSDIVVVTAGAKQQSGETRIDLLKRNASIITGIAKDIAESGCSGVMLIVSNPVDILTRAALKASGWERGRVIGSGTVLDTARFRYTLSKECGVDARNIHGYILGEHGDSEFAAWSMTSIAGRRIDEYCSGGVCSSGLHFNKAKILEEVRNSAYHIIDYKGSTYFAVGLALTRIAGAILRNEHSILSVSMTLDGEFGLKDVCLSVPCIVGRSGAERVIESDLPADEQAALEASAKRLKEAFTEMN from the coding sequence ATGGATGAAAAGAAACGCAAAGTTACCGTTGTGGGAGCAGGTGCGGTCGGTTCAACCTTTGCCTACGCATTGGCTCAAAGCGGTTATGCGGACGAAATAGCAATAACCGATATGAATAAAAATTTTGCCGAAGGACAAGCTCTCGACCTTGTGCAGGGGCTGCCTTTTTTGCCGCAAGTCGACATACACGCAGGCGATAAAGCCGATTATGCCGACAGCGACATCGTTGTGGTTACGGCGGGAGCAAAACAACAGAGCGGAGAAACTCGCATAGATTTGCTAAAACGCAATGCGTCCATTATCACCGGCATTGCAAAGGACATCGCGGAAAGCGGCTGCAGCGGCGTTATGCTGATTGTGAGCAATCCCGTCGATATTTTAACGCGGGCAGCGCTCAAGGCTTCCGGATGGGAGCGCGGAAGAGTTATCGGTTCCGGTACCGTTTTGGACACTGCACGTTTCCGCTACACTCTTAGCAAAGAGTGCGGTGTCGATGCGCGCAACATTCACGGTTATATTTTGGGCGAACACGGTGACAGCGAATTTGCAGCTTGGTCGATGACATCCATTGCAGGACGGCGCATCGACGAATATTGTTCAGGCGGTGTGTGCAGCTCAGGTCTGCACTTCAATAAAGCGAAAATTCTGGAAGAAGTACGGAATTCCGCTTACCACATTATCGACTACAAAGGTTCTACTTATTTTGCCGTCGGCTTAGCCCTGACTAGAATAGCCGGCGCCATTTTGCGCAACGAGCACAGCATTTTGTCCGTTTCGATGACGCTGGACGGAGAGTTCGGACTTAAAGACGTATGCTTGAGCGTTCCCTGCATTGTCGGACGCAGCGGTGCGGAACGGGTTATAG